From Psychrobacillus sp. FSL K6-2836, a single genomic window includes:
- a CDS encoding M15 family metallopeptidase, giving the protein MQSRYNLLQEKKKRKWPYIVSGTVAGLLIGITVVWVAMNDWNIDKSIEELRNLTEVKQTVEEDGTGESIIEEPIAEEPVQEIPVKEEPVVEEVDMSGAKGYVGHEILPEEPTVKEGIVIASKKYPLPSTYAPGESKEARAAFQEMAAEATLSGYELIAFSTYRSFDYQTQLYDRYVTNDGQEAADRYSARPGYSEHQTGLAFDIGEQHFEQHFARESFGETEAGKWVAANAHKYGFIMRYPNGAEKITGYMYEPWHFRYIGEELALKVYEANVTLEEFLDL; this is encoded by the coding sequence ATGCAATCTAGATATAATTTGTTACAAGAAAAAAAGAAGAGAAAATGGCCGTATATTGTTTCCGGAACTGTTGCAGGACTACTGATTGGAATAACGGTAGTGTGGGTGGCGATGAATGATTGGAATATAGATAAAAGTATAGAGGAACTTCGTAATCTAACCGAGGTAAAACAGACGGTTGAAGAGGACGGAACGGGAGAATCTATTATAGAGGAGCCTATCGCAGAAGAACCAGTACAGGAAATCCCTGTTAAGGAGGAGCCTGTTGTGGAAGAAGTAGATATGTCTGGGGCAAAAGGCTACGTTGGTCATGAAATACTGCCTGAGGAACCGACAGTAAAAGAAGGTATAGTAATTGCTAGTAAAAAGTATCCTCTTCCTTCAACTTATGCACCTGGTGAAAGCAAAGAAGCAAGAGCAGCATTTCAAGAAATGGCAGCGGAGGCTACTTTGTCTGGATACGAACTTATAGCATTCAGTACGTATCGATCTTTTGACTATCAAACTCAGTTGTATGATCGCTACGTAACGAATGATGGGCAAGAGGCGGCGGATCGTTATAGTGCGCGTCCTGGATATTCTGAACATCAAACTGGACTTGCTTTTGATATCGGAGAACAACATTTTGAGCAACATTTTGCAAGGGAAAGCTTCGGTGAAACAGAAGCCGGCAAATGGGTGGCTGCCAATGCTCATAAGTATGGATTTATCATGCGTTATCCTAATGGTGCAGAAAAAATTACAGGCTATATGTATGAGCCGTGGCACTTCCGTTATATTGGTGAAGAACTAGCGCTTAAAGTATATGAAGCTAACGTAACATTAGAAGAGTTCCTGGATCTCTAA
- the cls gene encoding cardiolipin synthase, which translates to MIASFYGIIVSGILILNISLAIALIFLERRDASATWAWILVLFFIPILGFGIYLLFGRKLRKKTLFRWEGKNKIGIDKLIEFQMEAIEDDSFDFRLDDAMHYKELIVMHLHNNQAVLTQDNKVEIFTDGREKFDALLHDIGQAKDHIHIQYYIFRLDSLGQQIYQALLAKAKQGVKVRILYDDTGSRFLRKRQFKELIALGGRVEAFFPSIFPLINPRMNYRNHRKIVVIDGRIGYIGGFNVGDEYLGLKKKFGYWRDTHLRIEGSSVHPLQTRFILDWNQASAEHDIEYSDIFFPAIPMKGSVGLQIVSSGPDSEWEQIKNGYLKLIMMAKKYIYIQSPYFIPDASFMDTLRIACLSGIDVRIMIPNKPDHIFVYWATYSYVGDLIKAGAKVYIYQNGFLHTKMIVIDDEASTVGTANIDVRSFKLNFEVNAFIYDRETSHQLAETFEEDMKLSTEMTAEIYEERTRMIKFKESLARLISPIL; encoded by the coding sequence TTGATAGCAAGTTTTTATGGTATTATCGTTTCCGGCATTTTAATATTAAATATTTCTTTGGCGATTGCTCTAATATTTTTAGAACGTCGAGATGCCTCTGCTACTTGGGCATGGATTTTAGTCCTTTTCTTCATACCTATTTTAGGATTTGGTATTTATTTATTGTTTGGTAGAAAGCTACGTAAAAAAACATTATTCCGCTGGGAAGGAAAAAACAAGATTGGTATCGATAAGCTCATTGAATTTCAAATGGAGGCTATTGAAGATGACTCCTTCGATTTTCGTTTAGATGATGCAATGCACTACAAAGAGTTAATCGTCATGCATTTACATAATAACCAAGCCGTCTTAACTCAAGACAATAAAGTGGAAATTTTCACTGATGGACGAGAAAAATTTGATGCACTTCTACACGATATTGGACAAGCGAAGGATCATATCCACATCCAATACTATATATTCCGATTAGATTCCCTAGGGCAGCAAATTTATCAGGCTCTGTTAGCAAAGGCCAAACAAGGGGTAAAAGTAAGAATCTTATACGATGATACCGGATCACGTTTCTTAAGAAAGAGACAATTTAAAGAATTAATTGCACTAGGTGGTCGTGTAGAAGCATTCTTCCCTTCTATCTTTCCACTGATCAATCCACGCATGAATTACCGGAATCACCGGAAAATCGTCGTAATAGATGGACGAATCGGGTATATCGGAGGATTTAATGTCGGCGATGAATATCTTGGACTAAAAAAGAAATTTGGTTATTGGCGTGATACGCATTTACGTATTGAAGGTAGTTCCGTGCATCCGCTTCAAACTCGATTCATTCTCGATTGGAACCAAGCCTCAGCAGAGCATGATATTGAGTATTCTGATATATTTTTCCCAGCTATTCCGATGAAAGGTTCCGTTGGTTTACAAATTGTTTCTAGTGGACCCGATTCCGAATGGGAGCAAATAAAAAATGGATACCTTAAGTTAATTATGATGGCCAAAAAGTATATTTATATTCAATCTCCATACTTCATCCCAGATGCTAGCTTCATGGATACGTTACGCATCGCATGTCTTTCCGGCATTGATGTAAGAATCATGATTCCAAATAAACCTGATCATATTTTTGTTTACTGGGCAACTTATTCATATGTAGGCGATTTAATAAAAGCAGGAGCTAAAGTGTATATTTACCAAAATGGATTTTTGCATACAAAAATGATTGTAATTGATGATGAAGCTTCTACAGTGGGCACAGCAAATATTGATGTGCGAAGTTTTAAATTGAATTTTGAAGTAAATGCATTTATATATGATCGTGAAACTTCTCATCAGTTAGCAGAGACATTTGAAGAGGATATGAAGTTATCTACAGAGATGACGGCAGAGATATATGAAGAAAGAACAAGAATGATTAAATTCAAAGAGTCATTAGCTCGTTTGATTTCACCAATACTTTAA
- a CDS encoding L-cystine transporter: MNLLFVILNIVALLLLVGVLIIMQKKHVSFSKRVFTALGLGIVLGLVLNLAYGVDSEVLAETVPWYNLIGTGYVKLLQMIVMPLVFISILGAFTKITIGKNFGKMAAIILSFLIGTTAIAAVIGISSAAIFDLNAEQIIQGDAETERAEYYEGRSAEVADKALPDQMLDLLPANPFLDFTGARPTSTIGVVIFAAFLGFAYLGIARKEKETAAIIKTGIDAVYKLIMRVVTLVLRLTPYGILAIIARTVATSDFGAIYNLGKFVLASYVALAVMFAIHLLIISLSGLNPITYVKKAAEPLIFAFTSRSSAGTLPININTQTTKMGVSEGVANFSGSFGLSIGQNGCAGIYPAMLAFMIAPSVGINPLNPMFILTVVAVVAISSFGVAGVGGGATFAAILVLSALNLPVALAGLLVSVEPLIDMGRTAVNVSGSMTAGVATAKITGELDKDLYNTPLDKIATDEA, translated from the coding sequence ATGAATTTATTATTTGTTATTCTTAACATAGTAGCTTTACTACTATTAGTTGGGGTATTAATCATAATGCAGAAAAAACATGTTTCATTTTCGAAGCGTGTATTTACAGCTCTAGGATTAGGTATTGTACTAGGGTTAGTATTGAATCTTGCCTACGGGGTAGATTCGGAAGTATTAGCGGAAACAGTGCCTTGGTACAATCTGATTGGTACTGGTTACGTAAAATTATTACAAATGATTGTTATGCCATTAGTATTCATCTCTATTTTAGGGGCGTTTACAAAAATTACGATTGGTAAAAATTTTGGTAAAATGGCGGCGATTATTTTAAGTTTCTTAATAGGAACAACTGCCATTGCTGCTGTTATTGGTATTAGCTCTGCGGCAATATTCGATTTGAATGCAGAACAAATCATTCAAGGGGATGCAGAAACAGAACGTGCAGAATACTATGAAGGTCGCTCTGCAGAAGTTGCAGATAAAGCACTTCCAGACCAAATGTTAGACTTATTGCCTGCAAATCCATTTTTAGATTTCACGGGAGCACGTCCAACATCAACTATCGGTGTAGTTATCTTTGCGGCATTTTTAGGGTTTGCTTATTTAGGAATTGCACGTAAAGAGAAAGAAACGGCAGCAATTATTAAAACAGGCATCGATGCTGTTTACAAATTAATTATGCGAGTAGTAACACTAGTACTTCGTTTAACTCCATACGGAATTTTAGCAATTATTGCAAGAACCGTTGCAACATCTGATTTTGGTGCCATATACAATTTAGGTAAGTTTGTTCTTGCTTCATATGTTGCGTTAGCGGTAATGTTCGCAATTCATTTATTGATCATTTCACTTTCTGGATTAAATCCAATAACGTATGTGAAAAAAGCAGCAGAACCATTAATCTTTGCGTTTACCTCACGTTCAAGTGCTGGTACGCTACCGATTAATATCAATACACAAACAACTAAAATGGGTGTATCAGAAGGGGTGGCAAACTTCTCTGGTTCGTTCGGTTTATCAATAGGACAAAATGGATGTGCTGGTATTTATCCAGCGATGCTAGCATTTATGATAGCTCCATCAGTAGGTATCAATCCGTTAAATCCAATGTTCATCTTAACTGTAGTCGCAGTAGTAGCGATTAGCTCGTTTGGTGTAGCAGGAGTCGGGGGCGGTGCAACATTTGCTGCGATTCTAGTTCTATCCGCACTAAATTTACCAGTTGCATTAGCAGGGCTTCTAGTATCTGTAGAACCATTAATCGACATGGGACGTACCGCAGTAAATGTAAGTGGATCTATGACAGCTGGTGTCGCAACTGCGAAAATCACTGGTGAACTAGATAAAGACCTATACAATACACCTTTAGACAAAATCGCAACAGACGAAGCATAA
- a CDS encoding ABC transporter ATP-binding protein: MLQAINLSKKFKTKEVVRAINMELLAGESVGLLGPNGAGKSTTISMLSSLVVPTSGEILWDEKSIAKDPEPLRKTLGVVPQEIALYPELSARENLAFFGRIYGLKGELLETRITEVLMKIGLSERQKDIVKTFSGGMKRRLNIGAALLHKPSMLIMDEPTVGIDPQSRTYILETVKQFVEEGMTLLYTSHYMEEVEMLCDKIYIMDQGEIIAYGTKEELKALVSDNQTIELKLNLLTENFEKALKKQFPKATLRIEEEILTISMSKNEEPLATIFAIAASNNVVITSAIVKVPSLEDVFLHLTGKALRD, translated from the coding sequence ATGCTTCAAGCAATAAATCTTTCAAAAAAGTTTAAAACAAAGGAAGTAGTAAGAGCGATTAATATGGAACTGTTGGCAGGGGAATCAGTAGGGCTATTAGGTCCAAATGGAGCAGGGAAATCGACAACTATTTCCATGCTTTCTTCTCTAGTCGTACCGACAAGTGGTGAAATATTATGGGATGAAAAGTCCATTGCGAAAGATCCAGAGCCTTTGCGTAAAACATTAGGTGTGGTTCCTCAAGAAATAGCTTTATATCCCGAGCTTTCCGCAAGAGAAAATCTAGCTTTTTTCGGAAGAATATACGGGTTAAAAGGTGAACTTTTAGAAACTCGGATAACGGAAGTGCTTATGAAAATTGGATTGTCTGAAAGGCAAAAGGATATCGTTAAAACTTTTTCAGGTGGGATGAAAAGACGTCTAAACATCGGGGCAGCTCTTCTACACAAGCCTTCTATGTTAATCATGGACGAACCGACTGTCGGGATTGACCCTCAATCGAGGACGTATATTTTAGAAACTGTAAAACAGTTTGTGGAAGAGGGAATGACCCTTTTATATACCAGTCACTATATGGAAGAAGTAGAAATGCTATGTGACAAAATTTATATTATGGATCAAGGAGAAATAATTGCATATGGTACAAAAGAAGAGCTTAAAGCGCTAGTCTCTGATAACCAAACAATTGAATTGAAATTGAATTTACTTACGGAGAATTTTGAAAAAGCCTTGAAGAAACAGTTCCCAAAAGCTACTCTTCGAATAGAAGAAGAGATACTGACGATTTCAATGTCCAAAAATGAAGAGCCACTAGCTACTATTTTTGCGATTGCTGCATCAAATAATGTAGTGATAACCTCTGCAATTGTCAAAGTGCCATCTCTGGAAGATGTGTTTTTGCATTTGACCGGAAAAGCACTGAGAGATTGA
- a CDS encoding ABC transporter permease: MLFSLIAKQMKMLIRNKQPLIILLVMPLVLITILSNALGSIMDGGEEAAIQANLLIVDDSSWTQEKEAIKLFLEREGVTGPPLDALLKQFKSSDPVELLKDTILASDEMKKYIAVDYKQTVDLKAARQDENLDGILNIPTDFRLNYIKSAYFNNGNFAELSLYLNQDNDIRASIIQSVLADWQSGYTQSAALLEANLSPQEIMNNLSSVEKIEQVLEANERKIPASIYYTVGMLVMFALYIPAFLAGFALQEVQWKVYDRILLAGVSPILYTLSIFFTGTLVAFIQQAIMLIFGMLVLGIEWISLEGMTVIVVSYSVFVGALSALMTTLQFRTKTEGIANVFNGLFITVFSFLGGSFFNIRDISEVLGKIGDLTPNGATMSAVLSIQKGQDLSVIWPFMFALYILVVVCILLSIVFFPRRGVAE, translated from the coding sequence ATGCTGTTTAGTTTAATTGCAAAACAAATGAAAATGCTTATCCGAAATAAGCAACCGTTAATTATTTTGTTAGTTATGCCACTCGTTTTAATAACAATTCTTTCAAATGCGTTAGGAAGTATAATGGATGGCGGAGAAGAAGCGGCCATTCAAGCGAATTTACTCATAGTAGATGATTCATCATGGACTCAAGAGAAAGAAGCAATTAAGCTTTTTCTTGAACGAGAAGGAGTCACGGGCCCACCCTTGGATGCTTTGCTCAAGCAGTTTAAAAGTAGTGATCCAGTTGAATTATTAAAAGACACCATTTTGGCTTCAGATGAAATGAAAAAGTATATTGCAGTGGACTATAAACAGACAGTTGATTTAAAGGCTGCAAGGCAGGATGAAAATTTAGATGGCATACTAAATATTCCAACTGATTTTCGTCTGAATTATATTAAATCAGCGTACTTTAACAATGGGAACTTTGCTGAACTATCTTTATACTTAAACCAAGATAATGACATTCGTGCGTCCATAATTCAATCTGTTCTAGCAGATTGGCAAAGTGGATATACGCAATCAGCAGCACTATTAGAGGCTAATTTATCACCTCAGGAGATAATGAATAATCTCAGCAGTGTTGAGAAAATAGAGCAGGTTTTAGAGGCAAATGAGCGGAAGATTCCTGCATCTATTTACTACACAGTTGGGATGTTAGTGATGTTCGCGTTATATATTCCTGCTTTTCTAGCAGGCTTTGCTCTGCAGGAAGTACAGTGGAAAGTATATGACCGTATTTTATTGGCTGGAGTCTCGCCTATTTTATATACACTTTCGATTTTCTTTACAGGAACACTAGTAGCCTTTATCCAACAAGCGATTATGCTAATATTTGGGATGTTAGTATTAGGAATAGAGTGGATTAGCTTAGAAGGCATGACCGTTATTGTTGTTAGCTATAGTGTATTTGTTGGTGCATTATCAGCATTAATGACAACTCTCCAGTTTCGAACAAAAACAGAAGGTATTGCGAATGTGTTCAACGGGTTATTCATCACGGTATTTTCCTTCCTAGGTGGATCTTTCTTTAACATCCGAGATATTTCTGAAGTGCTTGGGAAAATTGGAGACTTAACTCCAAATGGAGCAACGATGTCTGCCGTACTATCTATACAAAAAGGTCAGGATTTATCAGTTATTTGGCCATTTATGTTTGCTCTATATATACTTGTCGTTGTTTGTATATTACTTTCCATTGTTTTCTTTCCGAGAAGAGGTGTGGCAGAATGA
- a CDS encoding ABC transporter permease produces MTGIWIARFQNLIRKPVVLIMMTVMTLVMAYLVGGTSNGKMSISVSVDGSETTQAVLEKLKEEEGYSLRENTEEELQQKAKEDIRMIGIALKETSYTIFSASDSDSVRNLSLIVESAYSDISFKQQVIQAGGEGAWAELEVSLRENQAFLIQTEAMDESEVFRYDNALQSLFGFMLFFVFYTVSINVQFILDDKRSGVWNRLKLASISRFQLYFGHLSFSYIIGLVQVLLVLFIFRYVLGTNMYDGFWKVVIIAAFYVLLVMAFSVFVISLVKTVSQSSVVISLVAVAFAMIGGAYWPLEIVQSEGLLAMKWISPIYYAMESMKRVTIYEGTLSSVWTYVSMMVVIALLLLVVGITLLEKRTERYHSSE; encoded by the coding sequence ATGACGGGAATATGGATTGCTAGATTTCAAAATTTGATACGTAAGCCTGTCGTTTTAATCATGATGACGGTAATGACCTTAGTAATGGCATATTTAGTAGGAGGCACCAGTAATGGGAAGATGAGTATATCAGTGTCAGTGGATGGCTCTGAAACGACTCAAGCCGTACTAGAAAAACTAAAGGAAGAGGAAGGATATTCCCTCCGAGAAAATACAGAAGAAGAGCTACAACAAAAAGCAAAAGAAGATATTCGAATGATCGGTATTGCATTGAAAGAAACATCTTATACCATTTTTTCTGCCTCGGATTCAGATAGTGTGAGAAATCTATCTCTAATAGTTGAATCTGCTTATAGTGATATTAGTTTTAAACAACAAGTAATTCAGGCAGGAGGAGAGGGTGCATGGGCAGAGTTAGAAGTGAGTTTGCGAGAAAACCAAGCATTCCTCATTCAAACAGAGGCAATGGATGAGTCAGAGGTCTTTCGTTACGATAATGCTCTTCAAAGCTTGTTTGGTTTTATGTTATTCTTTGTTTTTTATACGGTGTCCATTAATGTTCAATTTATATTAGATGATAAGCGTTCGGGTGTATGGAATCGTTTGAAGCTAGCATCGATTAGTAGATTCCAATTATACTTTGGGCATCTTTCTTTTAGTTATATTATTGGGCTTGTGCAAGTGCTCCTAGTCCTGTTCATTTTCCGATATGTATTAGGGACTAATATGTACGATGGTTTTTGGAAAGTAGTGATTATTGCTGCTTTCTATGTATTGCTTGTAATGGCGTTCTCTGTTTTTGTAATCTCTTTAGTGAAAACAGTAAGCCAAAGTAGTGTTGTCATTTCTCTTGTCGCAGTGGCATTTGCAATGATTGGCGGAGCGTACTGGCCTCTGGAAATAGTCCAATCGGAGGGATTACTTGCGATGAAATGGATTTCCCCTATTTATTATGCGATGGAGTCTATGAAACGAGTGACGATTTACGAGGGAACTTTAAGTAGTGTTTGGACGTATGTAAGTATGATGGTTGTTATTGCACTATTACTGTTGGTAGTAGGAATTACTTTATTGGAAAAAAGAACGGAACGCTATCATTCCAGTGAATAA
- a CDS encoding aminotransferase class V-fold PLP-dependent enzyme: MYWCKIARTEKEFEAIARLNYETFVEEIPQHEPDPSGMRVDAFHHENVYVIVLKNQELAGMVAFRAARPFSLDLKLGPVEEFLPKDALTGSLCEVRLMAVDKAHRNGRVFYYLARALSDYAYENGYGAAVISGTVREQKLYNQLGFEPFADPVGTEEAKFIPMVLTRDRFDLSVAARFKQKRYSFYPGPVEQSEAIQQAFSVRPVSHRTHEFKVMLERVRKDLLSMSGTAYAHLLLGSGTLANEAMIAQIHVLGEKGLIVKNGAFGDRLENQAERWQLSFDVASFEWGQPYSLKHIEEKLASGAYSWLLMVHGETSTGMLNSLEEITILCNQYNVLLCVDCVSSFGALPFNMENVYLATGVSGKAIGTMSGLAFVFANSEITSSYNIPAYLDLGLSVNNGIPFTMPSQFVHSLEVALKSYENGVRYDLLHSRMQFVEQEVSKHGIELLSDNHYPMIFTWKEEKFPYLAEDARMSGFDLHYKSDYLIAKGLLQISCIQPDFENAWVKFMDWLDNYRLYQGNF, translated from the coding sequence ATGTATTGGTGTAAAATTGCTAGAACGGAAAAAGAATTTGAAGCTATCGCACGACTAAATTATGAAACGTTTGTGGAAGAGATACCACAGCATGAGCCGGATCCTAGTGGGATGCGGGTCGATGCGTTTCATCATGAAAATGTATACGTCATTGTTCTAAAGAATCAGGAGTTAGCGGGGATGGTGGCGTTTCGAGCTGCGCGTCCCTTTTCACTCGATTTAAAGCTTGGTCCGGTGGAAGAATTCCTTCCAAAGGATGCATTAACCGGATCGCTATGTGAAGTAAGATTAATGGCTGTTGATAAGGCACATCGAAACGGACGAGTGTTCTATTACTTAGCACGTGCTCTATCCGATTACGCTTATGAAAATGGATACGGAGCAGCTGTAATATCGGGAACTGTAAGGGAACAGAAATTATATAATCAGCTTGGTTTTGAACCTTTTGCAGATCCAGTGGGTACAGAGGAAGCCAAATTTATCCCAATGGTACTAACTAGAGATCGTTTCGACCTTTCCGTCGCAGCTCGATTTAAACAAAAGAGATATTCTTTTTATCCGGGACCTGTGGAACAGTCTGAAGCAATTCAGCAAGCATTCTCTGTTCGACCTGTGTCTCATCGAACACATGAGTTTAAAGTCATGCTAGAACGAGTAAGGAAAGATCTATTATCGATGAGTGGTACAGCATATGCACACTTGTTATTAGGCAGTGGCACGCTTGCAAATGAGGCAATGATTGCGCAGATACACGTATTGGGAGAGAAGGGCTTAATCGTCAAAAACGGAGCCTTTGGAGATCGGTTGGAAAACCAAGCGGAACGTTGGCAGCTATCTTTTGATGTCGCATCTTTCGAATGGGGACAGCCCTATAGCCTGAAGCATATTGAGGAGAAATTGGCTTCCGGGGCATACAGTTGGCTCTTAATGGTACATGGCGAGACATCTACTGGTATGTTAAATAGCTTGGAAGAAATAACGATACTATGTAACCAATATAATGTGTTGCTATGTGTGGATTGTGTAAGTTCTTTTGGGGCACTTCCATTTAATATGGAAAACGTGTACCTAGCTACTGGTGTCAGTGGGAAAGCGATTGGTACAATGAGCGGATTAGCCTTTGTATTTGCTAACTCAGAAATAACGTCTAGTTATAATATTCCTGCGTATTTAGATCTGGGGTTAAGTGTTAATAATGGAATACCTTTTACGATGCCCTCCCAGTTTGTACATAGTTTAGAGGTTGCGTTAAAGTCCTATGAAAATGGAGTAAGGTACGATTTGTTACATAGCCGCATGCAATTTGTCGAACAGGAAGTGTCTAAGCATGGAATTGAATTGCTTTCGGATAACCATTATCCGATGATTTTCACATGGAAAGAGGAAAAGTTTCCGTATCTAGCGGAGGATGCAAGAATGTCCGGATTCGACCTTCACTATAAAAGTGATTATTTAATCGCAAAGGGTTTGCTGCAAATATCCTGTATTCAACCAGATTTTGAAAACGCCTGGGTGAAGTTCATGGATTGGCTAGATAACTACCGCTTATACCAAGGAAACTTTTAA
- a CDS encoding helix-turn-helix domain-containing protein, producing MSTLGERIRTLRKQQKLTLENLAGTELTKGMLSLIENNKANPSMESLNYIASQLGVEVTELLEEISGQELRNVIDQAELLLNTKDYEFADELKQVKNLIEPYIPKLTQGYEATRLLDIYGRCLAYFSPDESVALMKKVAKMYEDLHMITKSADIRRNLAIIPFMNHQYQIALDVLLEERKKLDENPLWIDPLSRMDYDYLEAVLYFSVGMNTEAIQVMNDAILYSNEHKIFKQIDNLFRLAAAHAMMEENVEKMNYYLKKLEAYSEFADDEDSKAFIHYANLHYLNTYKKMYLEADALYHKFSLDQINIKLFTHYYQLERAKTLYGLGRITEALDKLNEVKIPNVVHHPIDLSIFYEKDAYIALCYLELNQVEKAVFAVKDAMTNIEKMPDTPYKKFIHTTYEKVMMRL from the coding sequence ATGTCCACATTAGGCGAACGCATTCGTACATTACGTAAACAACAGAAACTGACGCTTGAAAATTTAGCAGGCACAGAGTTAACTAAAGGCATGCTCAGTTTAATAGAAAACAACAAAGCAAATCCTTCTATGGAAAGCTTAAACTATATCGCTTCACAGCTTGGTGTTGAAGTAACTGAGTTACTGGAAGAAATAAGCGGACAAGAGTTGCGAAATGTAATAGATCAAGCAGAATTATTACTCAACACAAAGGATTATGAGTTTGCAGATGAGCTTAAACAGGTGAAAAATCTAATAGAACCATATATACCAAAACTAACTCAAGGGTATGAGGCAACGCGTTTACTCGATATATACGGAAGATGCTTAGCTTATTTTTCTCCAGATGAGTCTGTTGCGTTAATGAAAAAGGTTGCAAAAATGTATGAAGACTTACATATGATTACTAAAAGCGCTGACATAAGAAGAAATCTTGCAATAATTCCATTTATGAATCACCAATATCAAATCGCGCTAGATGTTTTGTTAGAGGAACGAAAAAAACTGGACGAAAACCCTCTATGGATTGATCCATTATCACGAATGGATTATGACTATTTAGAAGCAGTACTTTACTTTTCAGTAGGAATGAATACAGAGGCCATTCAAGTGATGAACGATGCTATTCTCTATTCCAATGAACATAAAATATTTAAACAAATAGATAATCTATTTAGACTAGCAGCAGCACATGCAATGATGGAAGAAAATGTAGAAAAAATGAACTATTATTTAAAAAAACTGGAAGCCTATAGTGAATTTGCCGATGACGAGGATTCTAAAGCTTTTATCCATTATGCTAATCTACATTACTTAAATACCTACAAAAAAATGTATCTAGAAGCAGATGCTTTATACCATAAATTCTCTCTTGACCAGATTAATATAAAATTATTTACTCACTACTACCAACTTGAAAGAGCTAAGACTTTATACGGTTTAGGAAGAATTACTGAAGCATTGGACAAACTCAATGAGGTGAAAATTCCTAACGTCGTCCACCATCCAATCGATTTATCTATTTTCTATGAAAAGGATGCATACATTGCATTATGCTATCTAGAACTAAACCAAGTTGAAAAGGCAGTATTTGCTGTAAAAGATGCAATGACCAACATTGAAAAGATGCCAGACACACCATATAAAAAATTTATCCATACTACGTATGAGAAAGTAATGATGCGTTTATAG